Proteins from a genomic interval of Quercus lobata isolate SW786 chromosome 11, ValleyOak3.0 Primary Assembly, whole genome shotgun sequence:
- the LOC115969395 gene encoding probable xyloglucan endotransglucosylase/hydrolase protein 10, which produces MNNNHKIIALIGLLMLEMVQNSVASVVSTGDFNKDFFVMWSPSHVNTSSDGQTRSLKLDQESGSGFSSNQMFLFGQIDMQIKLVPGDSAGTVVAYYLTSDQPNRDELDFEFLGNVDGKAYILQTNVFADGFDNREERINLWFDPTKDFHTYSILWNLRQIVFMVDWIPIRVYRNHADKGVGFPRWQPMSIKVSLWNGDSWATNGGRDKIDWSKGPFLASFGNYKIDACVWKGNARFCRADSSTNWWNKERYSSLTSTQRRYFKWVRKYHLIYDYCQDNQRFQTKLPKECSLPKY; this is translated from the exons ATGAACAATAACCACAAAATTATCGCCCTTATTGGGCTTCTTATGCTCGAAATGGTTCAAAACTCAGTCGCTTCTGTTGTTTCTACAGGGGACTTCAATAAGGATTTCTTTGTTATGTGGTCTCCTAGCCATGTAAACACTTCTTCTGATGGTCAAACAAGAAGCTTGAAGCTTGACCAAGAATCAG GTTCTGGTTTTTCTTCGAACCAGATGTTTCTGTTTGGACAAATTGACATGCAAATCAAACTAGTACCAGGTGATTCGGCTGGCACTGTCGTGGCCTATTAT CTGACATCTGATCAACCTAACCGTGACGAGCTAGATTTTGAGTTCCTTGGCAATGTGGATGGAAAAGCATATATCCTTCAAACAAATGTTTTTGCTGATGGCTTTGACAACCGTGAAGAAAGGATTAATCTATGGTTTGATCCAACAAAGGACTTCCACACGTATTCGATCTTGTGGAACCTTCGCCAAATTGT GTTCATGGTGGATTGGATTCCCATAAGAGTGTACAGAAACCATGCAGACAAGGGAGTTGGGTTTCCTAGGTGGCAACCTATGAGCATCAAAGTCAGCCTATGGAATGGTGACAGCTGGGCAACAAATGGTGGCCGCGACAAAATTGATTGGTCCAAGGGCCCCTTCTTAGCTTCATTTGGGAACTACAAGATTGATGCCTGTGTTTGGAAAGGAAATGCAAGATTTTGTAGGGCAGATAGTTCTACCAATTGGTGGAACAAGGAAAGGTATAGTAGCTTAACATCTACGCAGAGAAGGTATTTCAAATGGGTCAGAAAGTACCACTTGATTTATGATTATTGCCAAGATAACCAGagattccaaaccaaacttcCCAAGGAGTGTTCTCTTCCTAAGTATTGA
- the LOC115966672 gene encoding MDIS1-interacting receptor like kinase 2-like has product MAYLLDKKLSAVFEVLLRIAIALIPLSHFAAFAFANSTTSLVSAAAAGDVGKEWKEAEALLNWRASLDNQSQTLLSSWGEGSPCKWVGIRCDKAGSLTGLNLSSFGLIGTLSNLSFSSFPHLLAIDLSWNSLYGNIPDQIGNISKLTLLNLAHNDLSETITSSIGRLSRLSYLDFSSNQLSGRIPSEIGLLRALLSLALDTNSLTGSIPTSIGNLGNLYELDLYDNKLSGSIPTTIGNLTKLINLKLMVNKLSGSIPPEINNLTNLRNLVLGSNEFTGHLSQYICHAGSLLHFSISDNHFTGPIPKGLKNCTTLTRIRLDGNQLVGNITEDFSIYPSLIYMDLSYNNLYGELSSKWGQCQNLTSLKVSNNKISGNIPPELSGATQLVELDLSSNHLMGKIPKELRRLKSLITLLLSDNQISGKIPSEIGMLSRMKNLNLAGNNLSGLIPKELGDCSNLLFLNMSRNILEGSIFSEIGRLNSLENLDLSMNALIGKIPPQVGDLPRLEILNISHNNLSGSIPSTFPDISSLTSIDISYNDLEGPIPNIKAFRDAPNEAFQNNKGLCGNVTGLKACPQMIHNPLHRNYVIIILVPLLGTLFVVFITFQVSHKCSQRVMKIENKLTSTQNDDLFAIWSFDGKMVYENIIEATEEFSSKYCIGLGGYGSVYKVELPTSQVVAVKKLHSLPNGETPNQKAFISEIHALTKIRHRNIFLEGGSLLQLLNNEERAKAFEWIKRVNVIKGVANALAYMHHDCSTPIIHRDISSKNVLLDIEYEAHISDFGTARLLKPDSSNWTTLAGTYGYMAPELAYTMEINTKCDVYSFGVLTLEIIMGKHPGDLILSLSPSTTFTTHNMPLNDLLDKRLSLPTNQVASDLLHIANIAIACLHTSAQSRPTMQQVSQEISTQKARLVKPLQMIKLGEVVTV; this is encoded by the exons ATGGCATACTTGTTAGATAAAAAGCTATCAGCAGTGTTTGAAGTCTTGTTAAGAATTGCAATTGCATTGATTCCCTTATCCCATTTTGCTGCGTTTGCTTTTGCTAACTCCACAACTTCTTTGGTGTCTGCTGCTGCTGCTGGAGACGTAGGAAAGGAATGGAAGGAAGCAGAAGCTCTTCTTAATTGGAGAGCTAGTCTTGACAACCAAAGCCAAACTCTCCTATCTTCTTGGGGTGAAGGCAGCCCCTGCAAATGGGTTGGAATTCGCTGCGACAAGGCAGGAAGTCTCACCGGTCTAAACCTTTCGAGTTTTGGTTTGATAGGTACGCTTTCCAACCTCAGTTTCTCATCCTTTCCCCACCTTCTCGCCATTGATCTATCATGGAATTCTCTTTATGGAAATATTCCTGACCAAATTGGTAACATTTCCAAACTCACCCTTCTCAACTTGGCTCACAATGATCTTTCCGAAACTATTACTTCAAGCATTGGTAGACTTTCTAGACTCTCCTATCTTGATTTTTCTAGCAATCAGCTTTCTGGAAGAATTCCATCCGAGATAGGTCTATTGAGGGCTCTACTTTCCCTTGCATTGGACACAAATAGTCTCACAGGATCCATTCCTACTTCTATAGGAAACTTGGGTAACTTGTATGAGCTTGACCTTTACGACAACAAACTTTCTGGTTCAATTCCAACCACTATTGGAAACTTGACTAAGCTCATCAATTTGAAATTGATGGTGAACAAACTAAGTGGTTCCATTCCACCTGAAATTAATAATCTTACCAATTTGAGAAATTTGGTACTAGGTAGCAACGAATTTACCGGCCATTTATCTCAATATATATGTCATGCTGGATCACTTTTACATTTTTCCATAAGCGATAACCATTTTACAGGTCCTATCCCAAAAGGTTTGAAAAACTGCACCACTCTAACCAGGATTAGGCTTGATGGAAACCAACTAGTGGGAAATATAACTGAGGATTTCAGCATTTACCCGAGCTTGATCTACATGGATTTGAGTTATAATAATCTTTATGGTGAGCTTTCATCAAAGTGGGGGCAGTGCCAAAATTTGACAAGCCTGAAAGTCTCCAACAATAAAATTTCAGGCAATATACCTCCCGAGCTTAGTGGGGCAACTCAGCTAGTTGAGCTTGATCTCTCATCAAATCATCTAATGGGAAAGATTCCAAAGGAACTAAGGCGCCTAAAGTCATTGATCACACTTCTGTTGAGTGATAACCAAATTTCAGGTAAAATTCCTTCAGAAATTGGAATGCTATCTAGGATGAAAAATTTGAACCTAGCGGGAAACAATCTAAGTGGTTTGATTCCCAAAGAACTTGGGGATTGCTCAAATTTACTATTCTTAAATATGAGTAGAAATATACTTGAGGGAAGTATTTTTTCTGAAATAGGTAGACTTAATTCTCTTGAAAATCTTGATCTGAGCATGAACGCCTTGATAGGAAAGATACCACCACAGGTTGGAGACTTGCCACGGTTAGAAATATTGAACATTTCTCACAATAATCTCTCTGGTTCCATCCCATCAACTTTTCCTGATATTTCAAGCTTGACATCTATTGATATATCCTACAATGACCTAGAGGGTCCTATTCCCAACATAAAAGCCTTTCGCGATGCTCCAAATGAAGCATTTCAAAATAACAAGGGCTTGTGCGGTAATGTCACTGGTTTGAAGGCCTGCCCACAAATGATTCATAATCCTTTACATAGAAATTATGTGATAATAATTTTAGTCCCACTTTTGGGCACTTTGTTTGTTGTATTTATCACATTTCAAGTTTCACATAAATGTAGCCAAAGAGTGATGAAGATAGAAAACAAGCTAACAAGCACACAAAATGATGATCTTTTTGCAATATGGAGCTTTGATGGGAAAATGGTTTATGAAAACATCATTGAAGCCACAGAGGAATTCAGTTCCAAATATTGCATTGGACTAGGAGGGTACGGAAGTGTTTACAAAGTTGAGTTGCCAACAAGTCAAGTCGTTGCTGTGAAGAAACTTCACTCACTACCTAATGGTGAGACACCCAATCAAAAAGCCTTCATAAGTGAAATTCATGccttaacaaaaataagacatcggaatatt TTTTTGGAAGGAGGAAGTTTGTTACAGTTACTAAACAATGAGGAACGAGCAAAAGCATTTGAGTGGATTAAGAGAGTGAATGTTATCAAAGGTGTGGCAAATGCTTTAGCTTATATGCACCATGATTGCTCAACTCCTATCATTCATCGTGATATATCAAGTAAGAATGTTTTACTAGATATAGAGTATGAGGCTCATATATCTGACTTTGGCACTGCTAGGCTTTTGAAGCCCGATTCTTCCAACTGGACTACACTTGCTGGCACCTATGGATACATGGCTCCAG aGCTTGCATACACAATGGAAATTAATACAAAATGCGATGTATATAGTTTTGGAGTGCTGACTTTAGAAATAATCATGGGAAAGCATCCAGGAGATCTCATCTTATCTCTATCACCATCAACAACATTTACAACCCATAATATGCCACTGAACGATTTGTTGGACAAACGCCTTTCACTTCCTACAAATCAAGTTGCAAGTGATTTGCTCCACATTGCAAATATTGCGATTGCTTGCCTGCACACTAGTGCACAATCTCGTCCAACAATGCAACAAGTTTCTCAAGAAATATCTACTCAGAAAGCACGTTTGGTAAAGCCATTGCAGATGATCAAATTAGGTGAAGTGGTGACCGTTTAA